The Hyphomicrobiales bacterium genome has a window encoding:
- a CDS encoding Altronate hydrolase — translation MNTMQGYLRSDGRKGIRNTVAVAYLVECAHHVAREIALPWREEGVHAIGFPGCYPNPYAERMMEQLCTHPNVGAVLLVSLGCESFNKYALERAVRATGRPVKTIIIQGTGGTRSSIREGRAWVEEQRALLDAQETVPMAVSELVVGTVCGGSDGTSGITGNPAAGRAFDQLIAEGGACIFEETGELIGCEHIMAARAVTPELGAELEKSVAKAARYYATLGYGSFAAGNAEGGLSTIEEKSMGAYAKSGASPISGLIKPGDVPPHGGLYLLDVVPDGEVRFGFPNINDNAEIAELIACGAHCVLFVTGRGSVVGSAISPVVKICANPETYRRMSEDMDVDAGRILEGRASLDEVGREIRDLVVSLGQGGMTKSEELGHQEFILTYKSFEPLGPACLPAA, via the coding sequence ATGAACACGATGCAAGGCTATCTCCGGTCCGACGGGCGCAAGGGCATCCGCAACACCGTTGCCGTCGCCTATCTCGTCGAATGCGCCCACCATGTCGCGCGGGAGATCGCCCTGCCCTGGCGCGAGGAAGGCGTCCACGCCATCGGCTTTCCGGGCTGCTATCCGAACCCTTACGCCGAGCGGATGATGGAGCAGCTCTGCACCCATCCCAATGTCGGGGCGGTGCTGCTGGTCTCGCTGGGCTGCGAGAGCTTCAACAAATATGCGCTGGAGCGGGCCGTGCGCGCCACCGGCCGGCCGGTGAAGACGATCATCATCCAGGGCACCGGCGGCACCCGCAGCTCGATCCGCGAGGGCCGCGCCTGGGTCGAGGAACAGCGCGCCCTGCTCGACGCGCAGGAGACGGTGCCGATGGCCGTCTCCGAGCTCGTGGTAGGCACTGTCTGCGGCGGCTCGGACGGCACCTCGGGCATCACCGGCAATCCGGCGGCAGGCCGCGCCTTCGACCAGCTCATCGCCGAAGGCGGCGCCTGCATCTTCGAAGAAACCGGCGAGTTGATCGGCTGCGAGCACATCATGGCGGCGCGTGCGGTCACGCCCGAACTCGGCGCCGAGCTGGAGAAATCCGTTGCCAAGGCGGCGCGCTACTATGCGACGCTGGGCTACGGTTCCTTCGCCGCAGGCAACGCCGAGGGTGGGCTCTCGACCATCGAGGAGAAGTCGATGGGCGCCTATGCCAAGTCCGGCGCCTCGCCGATCTCCGGCCTGATCAAGCCCGGCGACGTGCCGCCGCATGGCGGGCTCTACCTGCTCGACGTGGTGCCGGACGGCGAGGTCCGCTTCGGCTTCCCCAACATCAACGACAATGCCGAGATCGCGGAGCTGATCGCCTGCGGGGCGCATTGCGTGCTGTTCGTGACCGGCCGCGGCTCGGTCGTCGGCTCGGCGATCTCGCCGGTCGTCAAGATCTGCGCCAATCCGGAGACCTATCGCCGCATGTCTGAGGATATGGATGTCGATGCCGGGCGCATCCTCGAGGGCCGCGCCAGCCTAGACGAGGTCGGCCGGGAGATCCGTGACCTCGTGGTCTCGCTCGGGCAAGGCGGCATGACGAAATCGGAGGAACTCGGCCATCAGGAATTCATCCTGACTTACAAGAGCTTCGAGCCGCTCGGCCCGGCCTGCCTGCCGGCGGCGTGA
- a CDS encoding conserved hypothetical protein (Evidence 4 : Unknown function but conserved in other organisms): MLRNLTRMPSDMSSESRRQLLHAVTDLFLLDQEPNEAAKEHYGEIATSSLPHLGDEERKGYADRVATMPTLPHNVAVTLGGDSNADVARLVLTLSPVLTDTDLAAIAVSQSQQHLVAIAERARLSEGVTDILVERGDQKVLHTVSANEGAAFSDRGFDRLLERGEGDAAITGALARRSDLTPNRAQRVLRIVEQFSDGSAGGVKTNDETVSLARQARQQRLEVKLLLSDLATKVREVDDVLTMLADEDRAYHLAQVLAQIADISIEQALRVLMQRDASGIAVVCRSLGIGLTAFRAILQLRARRLYFSSRDIDDDIDAYAKLDLATAERTLRFLKLRTKIA, from the coding sequence ATGTTGCGTAACCTGACCCGGATGCCGTCCGACATGTCGTCGGAATCGCGCCGGCAGTTGCTTCATGCCGTCACGGACCTGTTCCTGCTCGATCAGGAGCCCAACGAAGCCGCCAAGGAGCACTATGGCGAGATCGCCACGAGCTCCCTGCCCCATCTCGGCGACGAGGAGCGCAAGGGCTACGCCGATCGCGTGGCGACCATGCCGACCCTGCCGCACAACGTCGCCGTCACCCTCGGCGGCGACAGCAACGCGGATGTCGCCCGGCTCGTGCTGACGCTGTCGCCGGTCCTGACCGACACCGATCTGGCCGCGATCGCGGTGAGCCAGTCGCAGCAGCATCTCGTCGCCATCGCCGAGCGCGCGCGCCTGTCCGAAGGCGTCACCGACATCCTGGTCGAGCGCGGCGATCAGAAGGTGCTGCACACGGTCAGCGCCAATGAAGGAGCCGCCTTCTCGGATCGCGGCTTCGACCGGCTGCTGGAACGCGGCGAGGGCGATGCCGCCATCACCGGCGCGCTCGCCCGGCGCTCCGACCTCACGCCGAACCGGGCCCAGCGCGTGCTGCGGATCGTCGAGCAGTTCTCCGACGGCTCTGCTGGTGGGGTGAAGACGAACGACGAGACCGTTTCGCTGGCCCGCCAGGCGCGCCAGCAGCGGCTGGAGGTCAAGCTCCTGCTCTCCGACCTCGCGACCAAGGTTCGCGAGGTCGACGACGTGCTGACGATGCTGGCCGACGAGGACCGCGCCTATCATCTCGCCCAGGTGCTGGCACAGATCGCCGATATCAGCATCGAGCAGGCGCTGCGCGTGCTGATGCAGCGCGACGCTAGCGGCATCGCCGTCGTATGCCGGTCGCTCGGCATCGGCCTCACCGCCTTCCGCGCCATCCTGCAATTGCGGGCACGGCGGCTGTACTTCTCCTCGCGCGATATCGACGACGATATCGACGCCTATGCGAAGCTCGATCTCGCCACGGCCGAGCGGACGCTGCGGTTCCTGAAGCTCAGAACCAAGATCGCCTGA
- a CDS encoding conserved hypothetical protein (Evidence 4 : Unknown function but conserved in other organisms) — MLASYGALRREDGFDVRFPLLSAAALSVLFAGAAQAQTFLPLTGFAALPSFAWDEPMISPRWEGSYARISSGFQVTSSKHMRTSAGPTFGLEAGVMRREGNFVYGIVGALDYAPAIGGYGYPSFGNVAYTRDFAGAFQVKTGVLVTPDVLLYTKVGMSAANETWRYGATPFSTPFNQSDIAVRPEARAGVEWAVTDKITLSLEAGVLGRPIR; from the coding sequence ATGCTAGCTTCCTATGGGGCGCTTCGGCGCGAGGATGGCTTCGACGTGAGATTTCCGCTTCTTTCGGCTGCGGCGCTTTCGGTTCTTTTCGCGGGAGCGGCGCAGGCGCAGACGTTCCTGCCGCTCACCGGCTTCGCCGCGCTGCCCTCTTTCGCCTGGGACGAGCCGATGATCTCGCCGCGCTGGGAAGGCTCCTATGCGCGCATCTCGTCGGGCTTTCAGGTCACCAGCTCCAAGCATATGCGCACCAGCGCCGGGCCGACCTTCGGACTCGAGGCCGGGGTGATGCGGCGCGAGGGCAATTTCGTCTACGGAATCGTCGGCGCACTCGATTATGCCCCCGCGATCGGCGGGTATGGCTATCCGAGCTTCGGCAACGTCGCCTATACGCGCGATTTCGCCGGCGCCTTCCAGGTCAAGACCGGCGTGCTGGTGACGCCGGACGTGCTGCTTTACACCAAGGTCGGCATGTCGGCGGCCAACGAAACCTGGCGCTATGGCGCGACGCCGTTCTCCACCCCCTTCAACCAGAGCGATATCGCGGTGCGGCCCGAGGCCCGCGCCGGCGTGGAATGGGCCGTGACGGACAAGATCACACTCAGCCTCGAAGCCGGCGTTCTCGGCCGGCCGATCCGTTGA
- the parC gene encoding DNA topoisomerase 4 subunit A codes for MGKPVDPPPEDESERIDLKSALEERYLAYALSTIMHRALPDARDGLKPVHRRILHAMRLLRLDPGQVHKKCARIVGDVIGKFHPHGDQSVYDALVRLAQDFAQRYPLVDGQGNFGNIDGDNAAAYRYTEARMTEVARLLLDGIDEDAVDFRETYNGEDEEPVVLPAAFPNLLANGSQGIAVGMATSIPPHNAAELCDAALYLIQHPETSSEQLMTFVPGPDFPTGGIIVETRASMAETYRTGRGAFRTRARWHVEDQGRGTWLAVVTEIPYMVSKGRLIEKIAELLNDKKLPLVADLRDESAEDIRIVIEPRARNVDPNLMMESLFRLSELEARISMNMNVLTGGLVPRVLGLAEALRAWLDHRREVLQRRSRFRLGQIDKRLEILRGLLIVYLDLDRVIKIIREEDEPKIELMKVFDLTEIQANAILDTRLRALRKLEEMQLKTELDELTKEKAQIEDLLASEATQWKTIAWDIRQVKKSFGPETAIGKRRTDFADMPETADIDLTQAMVEREPITVVISKKGWIRALKGHVQDRSSFSFKGDDALQTAFFTETTAKVLVLASNGKVFTLDASKLPGGRGFGDPIRLMIELEETAEIVQAFPYRPGTKLLMATSEGRGFVAPADDVVANTRKGRQVLNVDGKTVAMLAVPADGDHVAIIGENRKLLCFPISEVAEMGRGKGVRLQRYKDGGLSDARTFNLADGLTWLDTSGRTWTVTQADLLEWLGHRAEAGRLPPKGFPKSNTFGG; via the coding sequence ATGGGCAAACCGGTCGATCCGCCGCCGGAAGACGAGTCCGAGCGCATCGATCTGAAATCGGCGCTCGAAGAGCGCTATCTCGCCTATGCGCTCTCCACCATCATGCATCGCGCTTTGCCGGATGCGCGCGACGGCCTGAAGCCGGTCCACCGCCGCATCCTGCACGCGATGCGGCTGCTCCGGCTCGATCCGGGCCAGGTTCACAAGAAATGCGCCCGCATCGTCGGCGACGTCATCGGCAAGTTCCATCCGCATGGCGATCAGTCGGTCTACGACGCGCTGGTGCGCCTCGCGCAGGATTTCGCCCAGCGTTACCCGCTCGTCGACGGGCAGGGCAATTTCGGCAATATCGACGGCGATAACGCCGCTGCCTACCGCTACACTGAAGCGCGCATGACCGAGGTCGCGCGTCTCCTCCTCGATGGCATCGACGAGGACGCGGTCGACTTCCGCGAGACCTATAACGGCGAGGACGAGGAGCCGGTCGTGCTCCCGGCCGCCTTCCCGAACCTGCTCGCCAATGGCTCGCAGGGTATCGCGGTCGGCATGGCGACCTCGATCCCGCCGCACAATGCCGCCGAGCTCTGCGACGCCGCGCTCTATCTGATCCAGCATCCGGAGACCTCCTCCGAGCAGCTCATGACTTTCGTGCCCGGCCCGGATTTCCCGACCGGCGGCATCATCGTCGAGACCCGCGCCTCGATGGCGGAGACCTATCGCACCGGGCGCGGCGCCTTCCGCACCCGCGCGCGCTGGCATGTCGAGGACCAAGGCCGGGGCACTTGGCTCGCCGTGGTCACTGAGATCCCCTACATGGTCTCGAAGGGCCGGCTGATCGAGAAGATCGCCGAACTGCTCAACGACAAGAAATTGCCGCTGGTCGCGGATCTGCGCGACGAGTCGGCCGAGGACATCCGCATCGTCATCGAGCCGCGTGCCCGCAATGTCGACCCTAACCTGATGATGGAATCGCTCTTCCGGCTCTCCGAGCTGGAGGCACGCATTTCGATGAACATGAACGTGCTGACCGGCGGGCTGGTGCCGCGCGTGCTCGGCCTCGCCGAGGCGCTGCGCGCCTGGCTCGACCATCGCCGCGAGGTGCTGCAGCGACGCTCGCGCTTCCGCCTCGGCCAGATCGACAAGCGCCTCGAAATCCTGCGCGGCCTGCTGATTGTCTATCTCGACCTCGACCGGGTGATCAAAATCATCCGCGAGGAGGACGAGCCCAAGATCGAGCTGATGAAGGTCTTCGACCTCACCGAGATCCAGGCCAACGCCATCCTCGACACGCGCCTGCGGGCACTGCGCAAGCTCGAGGAAATGCAGCTCAAGACCGAGCTCGACGAACTCACCAAGGAGAAGGCACAGATCGAGGATCTGCTCGCCTCCGAGGCGACGCAGTGGAAGACCATCGCCTGGGACATCCGGCAGGTGAAGAAGTCGTTCGGCCCGGAGACGGCCATCGGCAAGCGTCGCACCGACTTCGCCGACATGCCCGAGACCGCCGATATCGACCTGACCCAGGCCATGGTCGAGCGCGAGCCGATCACCGTCGTGATCTCGAAGAAGGGCTGGATCCGCGCGCTCAAGGGCCATGTGCAGGATCGTTCCAGCTTCTCCTTCAAGGGAGACGACGCGCTGCAAACGGCCTTCTTCACCGAGACCACGGCGAAGGTGCTGGTGCTCGCTTCGAACGGCAAGGTCTTCACGCTCGACGCCTCGAAGCTGCCGGGCGGTCGCGGCTTCGGCGATCCGATCCGGCTGATGATCGAGCTGGAGGAAACCGCCGAGATCGTCCAGGCCTTCCCCTACAGGCCCGGCACCAAGCTGCTGATGGCGACGAGCGAGGGCAGGGGTTTCGTCGCCCCGGCCGACGATGTCGTCGCCAATACCCGTAAAGGGAGGCAGGTGCTCAATGTCGACGGCAAGACGGTCGCGATGCTGGCCGTGCCGGCCGATGGCGACCATGTCGCGATCATCGGCGAGAACCGCAAGCTGCTCTGCTTCCCGATCTCGGAAGTAGCGGAGATGGGCCGCGGCAAGGGCGTGCGCCTGCAACGCTACAAGGATGGCGGCTTGTCCGACGCCAGGACCTTCAACCTCGCGGATGGCCTGACCTGGCTCGACACCTCCGGCCGGACCTGGACCGTGACGCAAGCCGATCTGCTGGAATGGCTCGGCCACCGCGCCGAGGCCGGCCGCCTGCCGCCCAAGGGCTTCCCGAAGAGCAATACGTTCGGGGGCTGA
- the recO gene encoding DNA repair protein RecO, whose protein sequence is MEWTDEGTIIGLKAHGESAVILEVMTRDHGRHLGLVRGGRSAKAQPQLQPGNHIAVTWRARLDEHLGEYKVELLTSHAARLMAVPVALYGLATIAGLLRLLPERDPHPGLYEGLAVLVAHLDELRLAPPLIVRFELAMLSELGFGLDLTRCAATGSTDDLSHVSPKSGKAVSRRAAQPYLDRLLALPAFLVEGQGGREPSSAELSAGFALTSYFLRRHLFEPRGLPEPPERARLVELAIRVAANAAAADSSTD, encoded by the coding sequence ATGGAATGGACGGACGAAGGCACGATCATCGGCCTCAAGGCTCATGGCGAGAGCGCCGTGATCCTTGAGGTGATGACGCGCGACCACGGCCGCCATCTCGGGCTGGTCCGGGGCGGGCGCTCAGCGAAAGCCCAGCCGCAATTGCAGCCGGGCAACCACATCGCAGTGACCTGGCGCGCCCGGCTGGACGAGCACCTCGGCGAGTACAAGGTCGAATTGCTGACCTCCCATGCCGCTCGCCTGATGGCGGTTCCGGTCGCGCTCTACGGGCTGGCGACGATCGCCGGCTTGCTGCGATTGCTGCCGGAGCGGGATCCGCATCCCGGCCTCTATGAGGGCCTTGCCGTTCTCGTCGCCCATCTCGACGAGCTGCGCCTGGCGCCGCCGCTGATCGTGCGCTTCGAACTCGCCATGCTGTCGGAACTCGGTTTCGGGCTCGACCTCACCCGTTGCGCGGCGACCGGATCCACCGACGATCTCAGCCATGTCTCACCGAAATCGGGCAAGGCGGTGAGCCGCCGGGCTGCGCAGCCCTATCTCGACAGGCTGCTGGCGCTGCCGGCCTTCCTGGTCGAGGGGCAGGGCGGGCGCGAACCGTCCTCGGCCGAGCTGTCGGCCGGCTTCGCCTTGACCAGCTATTTCCTGCGGCGCCATCTCTTCGAGCCGCGCGGCCTGCCCGAGCCGCCGGAGCGGGCAAGGCTGGTCGAATTGGCGATACGGGTCGCGGCGAATGCGGCTGCCGCCGATTCATCCACCGATTGA
- a CDS encoding Tautomerase family protein yields MPLIRISMRRGRPASEPAAIVEGVYRALRETFEVPEKDLFAVVHQHDADEFVFDANYFGFERSAGLVIIQITVANTRGVTQKKKLYAAIAQNLTREPGLRPDDIFINLVEVKREDWSFGGGIAQYVA; encoded by the coding sequence ATGCCTCTGATCCGGATTTCCATGCGCCGCGGCCGTCCCGCTTCCGAGCCTGCTGCGATCGTCGAGGGTGTCTACAGGGCGCTGCGGGAGACGTTCGAGGTGCCGGAAAAGGATCTCTTCGCCGTCGTGCATCAGCATGACGCCGACGAGTTCGTCTTCGACGCCAATTATTTCGGTTTCGAGCGCAGTGCCGGGCTGGTCATTATCCAGATCACCGTCGCGAATACGCGCGGCGTGACGCAGAAGAAGAAGCTCTACGCCGCAATCGCGCAGAACCTGACCCGCGAGCCCGGGCTGCGGCCCGACGACATCTTCATCAACCTCGTCGAGGTCAAGCGCGAGGACTGGTCGTTCGGCGGCGGCATCGCGCAATACGTCGCGTGA
- a CDS encoding LysR family transcriptional regulator, producing the protein MSTPALDVEAVAAFLQAAELSSFTRAAEALGSTQSLVSTRIKRLETTLGKLLLQRHPRLVRLTSEGERFLPAARAFLSAHNQALAIFSEAPERIAIGISEQAAGADVPALLSRLAARDPGLIVNLRIEPSSQLEQAYEAGDLDAVLVRRIGAGNTGEVLREDGLGWFASPALTQPGDAPLPVISLVAECRLRQHAVNTLNRHAIDWREAFIGGGMAAVQAALTGGLGVAALATRVAPPGAVDIGAAWGLPALGRSHIVLRSNAATARGRAFVRELAAAFRG; encoded by the coding sequence ATGAGCACCCCGGCCCTCGATGTCGAAGCGGTGGCAGCCTTCCTCCAGGCCGCCGAGCTGTCGAGTTTTACCCGCGCCGCAGAAGCGCTCGGCTCGACGCAGTCGCTGGTGAGCACACGCATCAAGCGGCTGGAGACGACGCTCGGCAAGCTCCTGTTGCAGCGGCACCCGCGACTGGTTCGGCTCACCTCGGAGGGCGAACGCTTCCTGCCGGCCGCGCGCGCGTTCCTCTCTGCCCATAATCAGGCGCTCGCGATCTTCAGCGAGGCGCCGGAGCGGATCGCCATCGGCATCAGCGAACAGGCGGCGGGCGCCGATGTGCCCGCCCTGCTCTCCCGGCTGGCCGCACGCGATCCGGGGCTCATCGTCAATCTGCGCATCGAGCCTTCGAGCCAGCTGGAACAGGCCTACGAGGCAGGCGATCTCGACGCGGTTCTCGTCCGCCGGATCGGCGCCGGCAATACCGGCGAGGTCCTGCGGGAGGACGGCCTCGGCTGGTTCGCCTCGCCCGCCCTGACACAGCCGGGGGATGCGCCGTTGCCGGTGATCAGCCTCGTCGCCGAATGCCGCCTGCGGCAGCACGCCGTCAACACGCTCAACCGGCACGCGATCGACTGGCGCGAAGCTTTCATCGGCGGCGGGATGGCGGCGGTGCAGGCCGCGCTCACCGGCGGTCTCGGCGTCGCAGCCCTGGCGACCCGTGTCGCCCCGCCGGGCGCGGTCGATATCGGCGCCGCATGGGGGCTGCCGGCGCTTGGACGCTCGCACATCGTCCTGCGCAGCAATGCCGCAACAGCTCGCGGCCGGGCTTTCGTGCGGGAGCTGGCGGCAGCTTTCCGCGGCTAG
- the rsh gene encoding GTP pyrophosphokinase rsh: MGMMRQYELVDRVRSYNPNTDEDLLNRAYVYAMRAHGTQKRASGDPFFAHPLEVAAILTDLKLDDATIVAAVLHDTVEDTAATLEEIESMFGPDIRRLVDGLTKIKKLDLVSKKAAQGENFRKLLLAISDDVRVLLVKLADRLHNMRTLHFVPPEKRLRIAEETIEIYAPLAGRMGMQELREELEELSFRHIKPEAHATVTKRLEEVTAREGKVIGEIEEDLKGKLAASGIQAQVSGRRKRPYSIWKKMERKSVSFEQLSDIFGFRVIVEKPEDCYRVLGIVHMTWPMVPGRYKDYISTPKQNDYRSIHTTVVGPGHSRVELQIRTDAMDRIAEYGIAAHAHYKDGRPGEPTQLGDESRAYQWLRRTVDLLNEGDSPEEFLEHTKLELFHDQVFCFTPKGRLIALPRGATPIDFAYAVHTDVGNSAVGAKINGRIAPLLTELQNGDEVEITRADGQAPPAAWESLVVTGKARAAIRRATRAAVRRQYAGLGRQILERAFSRAERAFSDDKLKAALKRLARNTVDDVLAAVGRGEMYSGDVVKAVYPDLEPEKRAAAETKPGAGASGKGWFELRQGENLKFKLPGEGPADSAIPIRGLGGDLPVRFAPHGGAVPGDRIVGILTPGEGVTIYPIQSPALAAFDNEPERWLDVRWDLDDKAPQRFPARIALKSLNEPGSLAQITTTIAEHDGNIDSVSMNRPNPDFTDVTIDLTVWDLKHLSAIISELREKRVISRVERVVG, encoded by the coding sequence ATGGGCATGATGCGGCAGTACGAGCTCGTTGACCGGGTCAGGAGCTATAATCCGAATACCGACGAGGACCTGCTGAATCGGGCCTATGTCTATGCCATGCGCGCGCATGGCACGCAGAAGCGTGCCTCCGGCGATCCCTTCTTCGCTCACCCGCTCGAAGTCGCGGCGATCCTGACCGACCTCAAGCTCGATGACGCCACCATCGTCGCCGCGGTGCTGCACGATACGGTCGAGGATACGGCCGCGACGCTGGAAGAGATCGAGAGCATGTTCGGGCCGGATATCCGCCGGCTCGTCGATGGCCTGACCAAGATCAAGAAGCTCGACCTGGTTTCCAAGAAGGCGGCGCAGGGCGAGAATTTCCGCAAGCTCCTGCTCGCGATCTCCGACGACGTCCGCGTGCTGTTGGTCAAGCTCGCCGACCGCCTGCACAACATGCGCACCCTTCATTTCGTCCCGCCCGAGAAGCGCCTGCGCATCGCCGAGGAGACGATCGAGATCTACGCCCCGCTCGCCGGCCGCATGGGCATGCAGGAACTGCGCGAGGAGTTGGAGGAGCTGTCCTTCCGGCATATCAAGCCGGAGGCCCACGCGACCGTCACCAAGCGGCTCGAGGAGGTCACCGCGCGCGAGGGCAAGGTGATCGGCGAGATCGAGGAGGACCTGAAGGGGAAGCTTGCCGCCAGCGGCATCCAGGCCCAGGTCTCCGGTCGCCGCAAGCGGCCCTATTCGATCTGGAAGAAGATGGAGCGCAAATCCGTCTCCTTCGAGCAGCTCTCGGATATCTTCGGCTTCCGCGTCATCGTCGAGAAGCCGGAGGACTGCTACCGTGTCCTCGGCATCGTCCACATGACGTGGCCGATGGTTCCGGGGCGCTACAAGGACTACATCTCGACGCCGAAGCAGAACGACTATCGTTCGATCCACACCACGGTCGTCGGGCCCGGCCACAGCCGCGTCGAATTGCAGATCCGCACCGACGCGATGGACCGCATCGCCGAATACGGCATCGCGGCCCATGCCCATTACAAGGACGGTCGCCCCGGCGAGCCGACCCAGCTCGGCGACGAGAGCCGCGCCTATCAATGGCTGCGCCGGACCGTCGACCTGCTCAACGAAGGCGACAGCCCCGAGGAATTTCTCGAGCACACCAAGCTCGAGCTCTTCCATGATCAGGTCTTCTGCTTCACGCCGAAGGGGCGGCTCATCGCCCTGCCGCGCGGCGCGACGCCGATCGACTTCGCCTATGCCGTCCACACCGATGTCGGCAACAGCGCCGTCGGCGCCAAGATCAACGGCCGCATCGCGCCGCTGCTGACCGAATTGCAGAACGGTGACGAGGTCGAGATCACCCGCGCCGACGGGCAGGCGCCGCCCGCCGCCTGGGAGTCGCTCGTCGTCACCGGCAAGGCCCGCGCCGCCATCCGGCGCGCCACCCGCGCCGCGGTGCGCCGGCAATATGCCGGGCTCGGCCGCCAGATCCTAGAGCGGGCCTTCTCCCGCGCCGAGCGCGCCTTTTCCGACGACAAGCTCAAGGCCGCGCTGAAGCGGCTCGCCCGCAACACGGTCGATGACGTGCTCGCGGCGGTCGGCCGCGGCGAGATGTATTCCGGCGACGTCGTCAAGGCGGTCTACCCCGATCTCGAACCGGAAAAGCGTGCCGCAGCCGAGACCAAGCCCGGTGCCGGCGCCAGCGGCAAGGGCTGGTTCGAGCTGCGCCAGGGCGAGAACCTCAAATTCAAGCTCCCGGGCGAGGGGCCGGCCGATAGCGCCATCCCGATCCGCGGCCTTGGCGGCGACCTGCCGGTGCGCTTCGCCCCGCATGGCGGCGCGGTGCCGGGCGATCGCATCGTCGGCATCCTGACGCCCGGCGAGGGGGTGACGATCTATCCGATCCAGTCGCCGGCGCTCGCGGCCTTCGACAATGAGCCGGAGCGCTGGCTCGACGTGCGCTGGGATCTCGACGACAAGGCGCCGCAGCGCTTCCCGGCCCGCATCGCCCTGAAGTCGCTGAACGAGCCGGGCTCGCTCGCCCAGATCACCACGACCATCGCCGAGCATGACGGCAACATCGATTCGGTTTCGATGAACCGCCCCAATCCGGACTTCACCGACGTCACGATCGACCTCACCGTCTGGGACCTGAAGCACCTCTCGGCGATCATCAGCGAGTTGCGCGAGAAGCGCGTGATCAGTCGCGTCGAGCGGGTGGTAGGGTAG
- the rpoZ gene encoding DNA-directed RNA polymerase subunit omega, giving the protein MARVTVEDCIDKVENRFELVLLASHRARMIASGSSILVTRDNDKNPVVALREIADEKLKPEDLKEDLIHSLQKHVEVDEPEQETVPLLASPSAAATPDSEVQFDRMSEEDLLRGLDGLVPPTESADDED; this is encoded by the coding sequence ATGGCTCGCGTTACCGTTGAAGACTGCATCGACAAGGTCGAGAACCGCTTCGAGCTGGTGCTGCTGGCCAGCCACCGCGCGCGGATGATCGCGTCGGGCTCGTCGATCCTCGTCACGCGCGACAACGACAAGAACCCCGTCGTCGCCCTGCGTGAGATCGCCGACGAGAAGCTGAAGCCCGAGGATCTCAAGGAAGACCTGATCCACTCGCTGCAGAAGCATGTCGAGGTCGACGAGCCGGAGCAGGAGACCGTTCCGCTGCTCGCCAGCCCCTCTGCCGCCGCGACGCCGGACAGCGAAGTTCAGTTCGACCGGATGAGCGAGGAAGACCTCCTGCGCGGCCTCGACGGCCTGGTGCCGCCGACCGAGAGCGCCGACGACGAGGATTGA